The following coding sequences lie in one Alicyclobacillus curvatus genomic window:
- a CDS encoding 30S ribosomal protein S6, translating to MHQYETMYILKSDMDTEVTSTLVSKYQTLVTEHGGEISKLEEMGKRRLAYEINHSRDGYYVLMEYSADTDFTRELERQMRIDDNVVRFLTVRVGE from the coding sequence ATGCACCAATACGAAACGATGTACATTCTGAAATCCGACATGGATACAGAAGTCACATCCACGTTGGTGTCCAAGTATCAAACTCTCGTCACTGAGCACGGTGGTGAAATCTCCAAGCTCGAAGAGATGGGGAAAAGACGACTCGCCTATGAGATTAATCATAGTCGCGACGGCTACTACGTGCTCATGGAGTACTCAGCTGACACAGACTTTACTCGCGAGCTTGAGCGCCAGATGAGAATCGACGACAACGTCGTTCGTTTTCTTACCGTGCGTGTAGGCGAATAA
- a CDS encoding mechanosensitive ion channel family protein, translated as MWDKLWKQFLDYTSAHVDILSTAAWDVGKIVGLFIAARIVILLLSRMAARVLQFRAVRMDNRRRHTLTSLMHNIVRYTIYFIFILMSLQVLQFHIGTLLAGAGIAGLAIGFGAQSVIKDLLTGFFILFEDQYGVGDYVTINGQTGTVTQIGIRLTRLQVWTGEVESIPNGMVQQVTNYSRTNSLAVIDVGVNYNTDLKMAFDILNNILQEIKATTPDLVGAVSVLGIQAFQADAILLRATAECKPMTHYGVKRLAQLKIKEAFDAAGIDIPVPQRVVEVKPASVALEATGAHTGAHK; from the coding sequence ATGTGGGACAAGCTTTGGAAGCAGTTCCTGGACTACACGTCTGCCCACGTTGACATACTTTCTACCGCGGCATGGGATGTAGGGAAAATCGTTGGATTGTTCATCGCTGCACGCATTGTCATCCTTCTTCTGTCGAGAATGGCCGCGAGAGTCCTGCAATTCCGTGCCGTGCGGATGGATAACCGCCGTCGTCACACACTTACTTCTCTGATGCACAATATCGTTCGCTACACAATCTACTTCATCTTCATCCTGATGAGTCTTCAGGTACTGCAGTTTCACATTGGAACGCTGCTTGCGGGAGCAGGTATCGCAGGCCTTGCGATTGGATTTGGCGCACAAAGCGTCATTAAAGACCTGTTGACAGGTTTTTTCATCCTCTTTGAAGACCAATACGGTGTCGGGGATTACGTCACCATTAACGGCCAAACAGGAACGGTTACCCAGATTGGCATTCGCCTCACGCGGCTCCAGGTGTGGACAGGTGAAGTCGAGAGCATCCCCAACGGAATGGTCCAACAGGTGACAAATTACTCAAGAACGAATTCCCTAGCGGTGATTGACGTTGGTGTAAACTACAATACAGACCTGAAAATGGCCTTCGACATCTTAAACAACATCTTGCAGGAGATAAAGGCAACAACACCCGACCTCGTCGGGGCAGTGAGTGTGCTTGGCATTCAAGCTTTTCAGGCTGATGCCATCTTGCTGCGTGCCACGGCAGAGTGTAAGCCAATGACTCATTATGGTGTTAAACGCCTTGCCCAGTTAAAAATTAAGGAAGCGTTTGATGCTGCAGGAATTGACATTCCTGTACCACAGCGGGTTGTTGAAGTTAAGCCTGCAAGCGTTGCCCTCGAGGCGACCGGTGCACATACTGGTGCACACAAATGA
- a CDS encoding 30S ribosomal protein S18 gives MPRKGRGGKRRKVCQFCVDRIKQADYKDVSRLNKFLTERGKILPRRITGNCARHQRQVTLAIKRSRQIALMPYTTE, from the coding sequence ATGCCGCGGAAAGGTCGTGGCGGGAAGCGTCGTAAGGTTTGCCAGTTCTGCGTCGATAGAATTAAACAGGCTGACTACAAGGACGTAAGTCGCCTGAACAAGTTCTTGACAGAACGGGGCAAGATTTTACCACGACGCATTACCGGAAACTGTGCGCGCCATCAGCGCCAAGTGACACTCGCTATCAAGCGTTCGCGCCAAATTGCGCTTATGCCTTATACGACGGAATAA
- the ssb gene encoding single-stranded DNA-binding protein — MLNRVILIGRLTQDPELRYTGSGTAVASFTLAVDRMRASQSGERETDFINIVVWQKQAELCAQYLHKGRLAAVDGRLQIRSYENREGQKVRVAEVVAETVRFLDRGDNSSSGGSAGYSQGPGQSQNQNQSASRQAPEPKRTPRFDDDPFADDSQPIDISDDDLPF, encoded by the coding sequence ATGCTGAACCGGGTGATTTTAATTGGGCGCTTGACACAAGATCCTGAACTCCGATACACCGGGTCTGGAACAGCTGTCGCATCGTTTACACTTGCTGTAGACAGGATGCGCGCATCTCAGTCCGGTGAACGTGAGACCGATTTTATCAACATCGTGGTATGGCAGAAGCAAGCTGAACTTTGTGCGCAGTACTTGCACAAGGGCAGGCTCGCCGCGGTGGATGGCCGACTGCAGATTCGCAGTTACGAGAATCGGGAAGGACAAAAAGTCAGAGTCGCAGAGGTTGTTGCTGAAACTGTTCGGTTCCTGGACCGGGGAGACAACAGTTCTTCTGGCGGTTCCGCAGGGTACAGCCAAGGGCCAGGGCAGAGCCAGAATCAGAATCAGAGCGCATCTCGCCAAGCACCCGAACCTAAGCGGACACCCCGTTTCGACGATGATCCATTCGCCGACGACAGTCAACCCATCGATATTTCTGATGATGACTTGCCGTTCTAA
- a CDS encoding DUF951 domain-containing protein — MAVALTYGLGDIVTLKKPHACGENRWCIIRMGMDIRVKCTKCDHSVLIPRQRFDRILRKILVAAERTTDSLGEGHD; from the coding sequence ATGGCGGTGGCTTTAACCTATGGCCTTGGAGACATCGTCACTCTGAAAAAGCCCCACGCGTGCGGTGAGAACCGCTGGTGCATCATTCGCATGGGGATGGATATCCGGGTAAAGTGCACAAAATGCGACCACAGCGTACTAATCCCGCGCCAACGGTTCGACCGAATTCTGCGTAAGATTCTTGTGGCTGCAGAACGAACAACAGATTCACTGGGGGAAGGACATGACTAA
- the ychF gene encoding redox-regulated ATPase YchF: MPLQAGIVGLPNVGKSTLFNAITKAGAEAANYPFCTIDPNVGVVEVPDSRLQALADMFHPKKVVPTAFEFVDIAGLVAGASRGEGLGNKFLGHIREVDAIVHVVRCFENSDITHVNGSVDPLRDIETIELELILADLETVERRLERTKKNIKSGDKRFAIEASALERMQQALADGHPARSVSLSDEELALLRDLHLLSNKPVLYAANVGEDEAADDSDNPFVKQVKERAVAEGAQVVVVSAQLESEIAELEGEDKQAFLQDLGLTESGLDKLISAAYDLLGLRTYLTAGEPEVRAWTIRTGTKAPQAAGVIHSDFEKGFIRAEVVAFADLIAAGSYNAAREAGKVRLEGKEYVVQDGDIMHFRFNV; this comes from the coding sequence ATGCCACTCCAGGCTGGAATTGTAGGACTCCCGAACGTTGGCAAGTCAACGTTATTCAATGCAATCACAAAGGCAGGAGCCGAAGCGGCCAACTACCCTTTTTGTACGATTGACCCAAATGTCGGTGTAGTCGAGGTACCAGACTCGCGTCTACAGGCCCTTGCAGACATGTTTCACCCGAAGAAAGTGGTTCCGACGGCTTTCGAATTCGTCGACATTGCCGGTCTTGTGGCCGGCGCGAGCAGAGGAGAAGGGCTCGGCAACAAGTTCTTAGGTCATATCAGGGAAGTTGATGCCATCGTACACGTCGTGCGCTGCTTCGAGAACTCAGATATCACGCACGTGAACGGTTCCGTCGACCCACTGCGTGACATTGAGACCATTGAACTGGAACTGATTTTGGCGGACCTTGAAACAGTGGAGCGTCGTCTCGAGCGGACCAAAAAGAATATCAAATCTGGAGACAAGCGGTTTGCCATCGAGGCCAGTGCCCTCGAGCGCATGCAACAAGCACTGGCAGATGGGCACCCGGCTCGTTCTGTCTCGCTCTCAGACGAAGAATTGGCACTACTGCGCGACCTGCACTTGCTGAGCAATAAGCCAGTTCTCTATGCTGCCAATGTCGGTGAAGACGAGGCCGCAGACGACAGTGACAACCCATTTGTGAAACAGGTGAAGGAACGCGCCGTTGCAGAAGGTGCACAGGTGGTTGTTGTCAGCGCTCAATTGGAATCTGAAATTGCAGAACTGGAAGGCGAGGATAAACAAGCATTCTTACAGGACCTCGGCCTGACAGAATCCGGTCTCGACAAGTTGATTTCTGCCGCCTATGACTTACTGGGATTACGCACCTACCTTACGGCAGGGGAACCCGAAGTGAGGGCTTGGACCATTCGAACGGGGACGAAGGCTCCTCAAGCGGCTGGTGTGATTCATTCCGATTTTGAGAAAGGATTTATCCGCGCAGAGGTTGTTGCGTTTGCAGACCTCATTGCTGCAGGTTCTTACAACGCCGCGCGAGAGGCGGGTAAAGTTCGCCTTGAGGGCAAAGAGTACGTGGTCCAGGATGGAGATATCATGCACTTCCGTTTCAACGTGTGA
- a CDS encoding DUF2232 domain-containing protein, whose amino-acid sequence MNQPGLGEQSTWTALGLFVVLAAAAAFTPLTGLVVWLMPVPFIVLSIKSSKLLSLVLAVVMAGVLVAAGLGVATVVFTLGVYLVGWVMGESMHSADNAFPSLITGTLVFVMLSLVGLAFLDWSGFHLEAELLRQSAISLQMYEPELHLNPVQVEQMSSEVVHRITALLPAIVVILSFLVAVINYVVARSIAGFPRVSAQPLLSAWRLPSSVIWVYIVTTFCVVFNIGHSTPYWWSAVNNAFSLTGFFIGVQGIAFIWRRIRHTSLRYLWIILIMIAALFLNSLFILIGLFDSMLYARRMR is encoded by the coding sequence ATGAATCAGCCAGGCCTCGGCGAACAGTCCACATGGACGGCACTTGGTCTGTTCGTTGTGTTGGCTGCAGCAGCAGCTTTCACGCCGCTAACGGGACTGGTTGTATGGTTAATGCCAGTTCCTTTTATTGTTTTATCGATAAAAAGTTCCAAACTGCTCTCACTGGTACTCGCAGTCGTTATGGCTGGTGTGCTTGTCGCTGCCGGGTTGGGAGTAGCCACGGTTGTATTCACACTCGGCGTGTACCTTGTGGGCTGGGTCATGGGAGAATCCATGCACAGTGCTGACAATGCGTTTCCGTCCCTCATCACCGGTACACTTGTCTTCGTGATGCTAAGTTTGGTTGGACTTGCGTTCCTGGATTGGAGCGGATTTCACCTTGAGGCTGAGCTGCTTAGACAAAGTGCGATTTCGCTTCAAATGTATGAACCCGAATTGCACCTAAATCCTGTCCAGGTCGAGCAGATGAGCAGTGAGGTTGTACACAGAATCACAGCGCTATTACCCGCGATTGTCGTGATTCTGTCGTTCCTTGTAGCTGTCATTAATTACGTCGTGGCCAGAAGTATTGCAGGGTTTCCACGGGTGTCCGCACAGCCGCTCCTGTCTGCGTGGCGGTTACCTTCCTCTGTGATTTGGGTGTACATTGTGACAACGTTTTGCGTTGTCTTCAATATCGGTCACTCCACACCATATTGGTGGAGTGCCGTCAACAACGCATTTTCGCTGACGGGATTTTTTATCGGCGTCCAGGGGATTGCCTTCATTTGGCGCCGAATCAGACACACGTCACTTCGATACCTATGGATCATCTTGATTATGATAGCTGCGCTATTCCTGAACAGCCTGTTTATTCTCATTGGGTTGTTTGACTCCATGCTGTATGCTCGACGCATGCGATAA
- a CDS encoding molybdopterin-dependent oxidoreductase encodes MTNDIKTACPLDCWDACSLIATVENGAIKEVRGDDLHPVTRGTMCSRGRRLLQRTYSPHRILTPRKRVGESWEVVSWEQALSDIASKIQDVLRTKGHHAILHSYDWGSGTLLKNLNQRFFYQLGGCTETVGSLCWDAGLQAQTYDFGQARSHHPTDLLHAERIVVWGRNLAVTNMHMVPFVKEALTRGAELAVVNPLPTDLDDRAQLVIRPRPGTDGALALGVLRVCRDKGWLDEEFLHHHSVGFSHFSDYLSQFSLEFVSKETDVPVEQIRHLADLYGQHRPVATLLGIGLQRYAGGGNAVRAIDALAAATGQIGVSGGGVNYANRQMAEFLDEEALTARRDADVREFLRGAQADAIIHADPPIELMFVTRTNPISQVPNTTSLKQAYTKIPFVVVIDTMMTATADVADYFLPCTTIFEEEDISLSTMWHPYVTFANRTISPLGEAKPDHEIFALLADRLGFGEDFRRPLDEWFELALDPLKEHEVGLQELRQSGTIRIPLADVPWQDRHFRTASGKYEFVSSAAQADGMSGYPRYIPPVASRAVSEVSHAHEFPYALLTVHPRLSENSQHRDWPELPDCPIAEITDAIAAEAGLATGDRALLSTPYGELCVYIKVRTGGHPFTVKLESGWWSSSGTINELTPPTSADLGQQTSQYDVACRLRRET; translated from the coding sequence ATGACTAACGACATCAAGACGGCCTGCCCGCTTGACTGCTGGGATGCCTGCAGCCTCATCGCCACCGTTGAAAACGGAGCAATCAAAGAGGTCCGGGGTGACGACCTGCACCCCGTCACCAGAGGCACCATGTGCAGTCGAGGTCGTCGTCTTCTTCAGCGGACGTACTCACCACATCGAATTCTCACACCCCGAAAACGTGTCGGTGAAAGCTGGGAAGTGGTTTCCTGGGAACAAGCGCTGAGCGACATTGCGAGCAAGATTCAGGATGTCCTCCGTACAAAAGGGCATCACGCCATCTTACATTCCTACGACTGGGGTTCAGGAACCTTACTGAAGAACCTGAACCAACGTTTTTTCTACCAACTTGGCGGATGCACGGAAACCGTCGGGAGTTTGTGTTGGGACGCGGGACTTCAAGCGCAAACCTATGATTTTGGGCAAGCGCGCAGTCATCATCCTACGGATCTTCTTCATGCCGAGCGCATCGTTGTCTGGGGAAGGAATCTCGCAGTAACCAACATGCACATGGTCCCGTTCGTCAAAGAGGCGCTTACGCGAGGGGCAGAACTTGCCGTCGTGAATCCGCTGCCTACAGACCTGGACGACAGGGCCCAGCTTGTGATTCGCCCAAGGCCGGGAACTGATGGGGCCCTCGCACTCGGCGTTCTCCGCGTCTGCCGAGACAAAGGCTGGTTGGACGAGGAATTTCTACATCATCACTCCGTTGGCTTTTCGCACTTCAGTGACTACCTCAGTCAATTTTCGCTTGAATTTGTGAGCAAGGAGACAGACGTCCCTGTCGAACAAATCCGTCATCTCGCAGACCTCTACGGACAACACCGCCCTGTAGCCACACTTCTTGGCATTGGACTGCAACGCTATGCAGGTGGTGGAAACGCCGTCCGAGCCATCGATGCACTTGCAGCCGCCACTGGCCAGATTGGGGTATCTGGCGGAGGTGTAAATTACGCAAATCGGCAGATGGCGGAGTTTCTTGACGAGGAAGCACTCACTGCGCGCAGGGATGCGGACGTTCGCGAGTTCCTGCGCGGCGCTCAAGCAGATGCGATTATCCATGCAGACCCGCCAATTGAACTCATGTTTGTGACCAGAACCAATCCGATTTCACAGGTGCCGAACACCACGTCACTCAAACAGGCGTACACAAAAATACCTTTTGTTGTCGTGATTGACACGATGATGACAGCAACTGCTGACGTCGCCGACTACTTTCTTCCTTGTACCACAATTTTTGAAGAGGAAGACATTTCGTTATCCACCATGTGGCATCCGTACGTCACTTTCGCCAATCGCACCATCTCCCCACTCGGTGAAGCGAAGCCGGACCACGAAATCTTTGCTCTCTTAGCGGACAGACTCGGTTTTGGGGAGGACTTTCGCCGTCCTCTTGACGAGTGGTTTGAACTGGCCCTCGACCCGCTAAAGGAGCATGAAGTCGGACTGCAGGAACTCCGCCAGTCAGGTACCATACGCATCCCGCTTGCTGATGTACCATGGCAAGACAGACACTTTCGAACGGCTTCCGGAAAATACGAGTTTGTCTCTTCTGCTGCGCAAGCGGACGGGATGTCCGGATATCCCCGATACATTCCACCTGTGGCGTCGAGAGCGGTGTCAGAAGTGTCCCATGCGCACGAATTCCCGTACGCCTTGCTGACTGTTCACCCGCGTCTCTCGGAGAACTCACAGCATCGCGATTGGCCGGAGTTGCCAGACTGTCCAATTGCCGAGATTACGGATGCCATCGCCGCCGAGGCGGGGCTAGCCACAGGCGATAGGGCACTGCTGTCCACGCCGTATGGTGAACTTTGCGTGTACATCAAGGTCCGCACGGGCGGGCATCCCTTTACGGTAAAGTTGGAATCAGGTTGGTGGAGTAGCAGTGGCACGATAAATGAGCTGACCCCGCCAACATCGGCAGACCTTGGTCAGCAGACATCACAGTACGATGTCGCCTGTCGTTTACGGAGAGAGACATAA